Proteins co-encoded in one Oncorhynchus masou masou isolate Uvic2021 unplaced genomic scaffold, UVic_Omas_1.1 unplaced_scaffold_2289, whole genome shotgun sequence genomic window:
- the LOC135533243 gene encoding uncharacterized protein LOC135533243, producing EERKRKRRAKQEKSEEERREAKRAKKSEEREESEEKRESERESARRASEREARERKRESERERERERERARERKREKSEESESESEESEREKERSESERERERAKRERESESEESERERKRRRKAKSEEKRREARSEERARRAREERARVRVRL from the exons GAAGAGCGAAAGCGAAAGCGAAGAGCGAAGCAAGAGAAAAGCGAAGAAGAGCGAAGAGAAGCGAAGAGAGCGAAGAAGAGCGAAGAGCGCGAAGAGAgcgaagagaagagagagagcgagagagagagtgcgagaagagcgagcgagagagaagcgagagagagaaagcgagagagcgagagagagcgagagagagagcgagagagagcgagagagagaaagcgagagaagagCGAAGAAAGCGAAAGCGAAagcgaagagagcgagagagagaaagagaga agcgaaagcgagagagagcgagagagagcgaagcgcgagagagagagcgaaagcgaagaaagcgagagagagcgaaagcgaAGAAGAAAAGCGAAAAGCGAAGAAAAGCGAAGAGAAGCGAGAagcgaagagagagcgagaagagcgagagaagagcgagcgagagtgagagtgaga CTGTAG